Proteins encoded in a region of the Tripterygium wilfordii isolate XIE 37 chromosome 21, ASM1340144v1, whole genome shotgun sequence genome:
- the LOC119989897 gene encoding inactive protein RESTRICTED TEV MOVEMENT 2 isoform X2, whose amino-acid sequence MATLRPRDGGSSDTIRFEDFHPKSDRQEEEGAQILTLHLPGFDKEQIKITYVHSTRIVRVQGERSIGKNVWGRFNETFPVPTNCVVNKISGKLQEGVLTITMPKQIMTPLIISPKVDVRPPEPSKEPKPTDPPKTGSDPVRSSKDQQEPKPTDPPKTGSDPIRPPKDQQGPKPVEPPVPPKPATPEPKLKPVISPKEDGKKVVSSQTPQEAKQKQEIEETSKATSSTTTTVKEEDGVKTVLSEPRKIIASLDKQSGKKRKELVIADAALGKKERREEKVKEDKDSLLEKLKETKNVSKRSGKELAFQLTEERKALLNAGVAVLVVVALGAYITYSIKSSGNTKN is encoded by the exons ATGGCTACATTGAGGCCAAGAGATGGAGGATCATCTGATACAATCCGGTTTGAAGACTTTCATCCCAAATCGGATaggcaagaagaagaaggagcaCAAATTCTAACTCTTCATCTTCCTG GGTTTGATAAGGAGCAAATAAAGATCACATATGTGCATTCTACTAGAATCGTTAGGGTACAAGGGGAGAGATCCATTGGGAAAAATGTTTGGGGCAGATTCAATGAAACATTTCCAGTTCCAACAAATTGTGTGGTGAACAAAATCAGTGGCAAGTTACAGGAAGGAGTTCTGACCATTACAATGCCTAAACAGATCATGACACCATTGATCATTAGTCCAAAGGTAGATGTCAGACCACCTGAGCCATCAAAAGAACCCAAACCAACCGACCCACCAAAAACTGGTTCAGACCCAGTTAGGTCTTCAAAGGATCAACAAGAACCTAAACCAACTGACCCACCAAAAACTGGTTCAGACCCCATTAGGCCTCCAAAGGATCAACAAGGACCCAAACCAGTTGAGCCTCCAGTCCCTCCAAAACCTGCAACTCCAGAGCCAAAACTTAAGCCTGTAATCTCCCCGAAAGAAGACGGTAAAAAGGTCGTCTCTTCACAAACCCCTCAAGAAGCTAAGCAGAAGCAGGAGATTGAAGAAACTTCAAAGGCGACATCTTCTACTACAACCACTGTGAAGGAAGAAGATGGCGTTAAAACAGTGCTGAGTGAGCCAAGAAAGATTATAGCGAGTCTCGACAAGCAAAGTggcaagaaaaggaaagaattgGTGATAGCAGATGCTGCTTTAGGgaagaaggagaggagagaagagaaggTGAAGGAAGATAAAGATTCCTTGCTTGAAAAATTGAAGGAAACGAAAAATGTGTCAAAGAGAAGTGGGAAGGAACTAGCTTTTCAGCTTACAGAGGAGAGAAAAGCATTGTTGAATGCAGGTGTGGCAGTTCTGGTGGTTGTGGCACTTGGTGCTTACATTACTTACAGTATTAAGTCCTCTGGAAATACCAAAAACTAG
- the LOC119988163 gene encoding 3-oxo-5-alpha-steroid 4-dehydrogenase 2, with product MDMGFVSVLQKIVYPCPSSFIKVWSVVNLVSMAHLAISEARGKHLQYSKFWNVGSGKSKTKQINLSARTGMLMIYTPAFLVSAASLGLFQQEGLRFLLLGSALALHFFKRIFEVMYVHKYSSSMVLESVLTISLGYAIPSGSMLYLQHLAQGFPEPQVDLKCYGIVLFLLGISGNFYHHYLLSMLRTERNDKEYMVPKGGLFDLVICPHYLFEILSFFGMSLIAQTLYAYCVAISTTFYLMGRSYATKRWYISKFEDFPKNVRALIPFVF from the exons atggaTATGGGGTTTGTTTCAGTGTTGCAGAAAATTGTGTATCCATGCCCTTCTTCATTCATCAAAGTATGGTCTGTGGTGAATCTTGTTTCAATGGCTCATCTTGCTATCTCAGAAGCAAGAGGTAAACACCTGCAGTACTCCAAATTCTGGAATGTTGGTTCTGGGAAGTCTAAAACAAAGCAGATCAATCTCTCTGCTAGAACTGGGATGCTAATGATTTACACACCAGCATTTCTAGTCAGTGCTGCTTCTTTAGGGCTTTTTCAACAAGAGGGTCTCAGGTTTCTGCTGCTGGGTTCAGCTCTGGCTCTTCACTTCTTCAAGAGAATCTTTGAG GTGATGTATGTACACAAATATAGCAGCTCCATGGTTCTTGAATCTGTGTTGACTATAAGTCTGGGTTATGCCATACCCAGTGGATCCATGCTCTATTTGCAACATCTCGCTCAAGGATTTCCAGAGCCACAGGTTGATTTGAAGTGTTATGGGATTGTGTTGTTTCTGCTAGGAATATCTGGTAACTTCTATCATCATTACCTTCTATCCATGTTGAGAACTGAAAGAAATGACAAAGAATATATGGTTCCAAAGGGTGGCTTGTTTGACCTGGTGATATGCCCACACTACCTGTTTGAAATCTTAAGCTTCTTTGGGATGTCTTTGATTGCTCAAACATTGTATGCATATTGTGTAGCTATAAGCACCACTTTCTACTTGATGGGGAGGAGCTATGCAACAAAAAGATGGTACATTTCCAAGTTTGAAGATTTCCCTAAAAATGTCAGGGCTCtcattccttttgttttctag
- the LOC119988021 gene encoding beta-glucosidase BoGH3B-like → MRNNLFDKRSSKNSLFLLHSFQEVIDLAQQEMARTLIPLVGLLLLCLGSTLAGGTKQHMKYKDPKVPIEDRVEDLLSLMTTKEKIGQMVQIERQNMSTHIMKKYFIGSLLSGGGSVPAKHATPQQWVDMVNEFQKGSLATRLGIPYIYGIDAVHGHNNVYNATIFPHNIGLGVTRDPDLVKRIGAATALEVRATGIPYAFAPCIAVCRDPRWGRCYESYSEDPSIVRMMTELIPGLQGDVPTNHHKGVPYVGGKNKVAACSKHYVGDGGTVGGINENNTIVSSHDLYNIHMPAYYDSLDKGVSTVMASYSSLNGTKMHANYDLLTGFLKNKLKFQGFVISDWEGIDRITSPPHSNYTYSIQHSINAGVDMVMVPYNYKEFIQDLIKLVKKNAIPMSRIDDAVRRILRVKFTLGIFENPLADYSLANKVGCKEHRELAREAVRKSLVLLKNGKSASDQPLLPLPKKAPKILVAGTHAHNLGLQCGGWTIEWQGLEGNNLTSGTTILNAIKATVDPSTKVVFDENPERKVVESGGFSYAIVVVGEPPYAETKGDNNNLTLPDPGPSTINNICGSVKCVVVIISGRPLVIEQYVASMDALVAAWLPGSEGQGVADVLFGDHGFTGKLARTWFKRVNQLPMNVGDPHYDPLFPFGFGLQTQPSKKH, encoded by the exons ATGAGGAATAACTTGTTTGATAAAAGAAGttctaaaaattctttgtttctcCTTCACTCTTTCCAAGA GGTTATTGATTTAGCACAAcaagaaatggcaagaactttgATCCCCCTAGTGGGGCTTCTACTCTTATGTTTGGGATCAACCCTAGCAGGAGGTACAAAACAACACATGAAATACAAAGACCCCAAGGTTCCCATAGAAGATAGGGTAGAAGACTTGCTTTCATTGATGACTACTAAAGAAAAGATTGGTCAAATGGTTCAGATCGAGCGACAAAATATGTCCACTCATATCATGAAGAAATATTTCATCG GTAGTTTGCTCAGCGGTGGGGGTAGCGTGCCTGCAAAGCATGCTACACCGCAACAATGGGTGGATATGGTAAACGAGTTTCAAAAAGGTTCTCTCGCAACCCGTCTTGGGATCCCATACATATATGGTATTGATGCTGTTCATGGACACAACAATGTGTACAATGCCACCATTTTCCCTCACAACATTGGTCTTGGAGTAACCAG GGATCCTGATCTTGTGAAGAGAATTGGTGCTGCAACTGCACTTGAAGTCAGAGCGACCGGCATTCCCTACGCTTTTGCTCCCTGTATCGCG GTATGCAGAGATCCGAGATGGGGTCGATGCTACGAGAGTTACAGCGAGGATCCCTCAATTGTTCGAATGATGACCGAGCTAATCCCAGGTTTACAAGGAGATGTTCCAACTAATCATCACAAGGGTGTACCATATGTTGGTGGAAA gaACAAGGTTGCAGCTTGTTCCAAGCACTATGTAGGTGATGGAGGCACGGTTGGTGGCATCAATGAGAACAACACCATTGTTAGCTCTCATGACTTGTACAACATTCACATGCCTGCATACTATGATTCACTTGACAAGGGTGTGTCAACTGTAATGGCATCATATTCGAGCTTGAACGGAACAAAAATGCACGCTAACTACGACTTGCTCACCGGGTTCCTCAAGAACAAACTCAAGTTCCAG GGTTTTGTCATTTCAGATTGGGAAGGCATTGACAGAATCACATCTCCACCCCATTCAAATTACACATACTCCATTCAACATTCAATCAACGCTGGTGTTGATATGGTAATGGTTCCTTATAACTACAAAGAGTTTATTCAGGATCTGATAAAACTGGTGAAGAAGAATGCCATTCCGATGAGCCGCATCGACGATGCGGTGAGAAGAATCTTGAGAGTGAAGTTCACATTGGGCATCTTTGAAAACCCATTAGCAGATTACAGTCTTGCCAACAAAGTAGGCTGCAAG GAGCATAGAGAACTTGCCAGGGAAGCTGTGAGAAAGTCACTTGTGTTGCTGAAAAATGGCAAGTCCGCATCAGACCAGCCTCTCTTGCCCCTCCCAAAGAAAGCACCAAAGATTCTCGTCGCCGGAACTCATGCTCACAATCTAGGGTTACAATGTGGTGGCTGGACGATCGAATGGCAAGGTCTTGAGGGAAATAACCTTACTTCTG GAACCACCATTCTCAATGCGATCAAAGCCACTGTTGATCCAAGCACCAAAGTTGTCTTCGATGAGAATCCAGAAAGGAAAGTTGTCGAGTCCGGTGGGTTCTCATACGCAATTGTGGTGGTAGGTGAGCCACCATATGCAGAGACCAAGGGTGATAACAATAATCTTACTCTACCTGATCCGGGGCCGAGCACAATCAACAACATATGCGGATCCGTCAAGTGTGTTGTAGTCATTATCTCTGGAAGGCCTCTTGTCATTGAACAATATGTTGCATCAATGGATGCACTGGTGGCTGCTTGGCTTCCTGGTAGTGAAGGGCAAGGCGTGGCCGATGTTCTATTTGGTGACCATGGATTCACAGGCAAGTTGGCTAGGACTTGGTTCAAGAGAGTTAATCAGTTGCCAATGAATGTTGGAGATCCACACTATGATCCACTCTTCCCGTTTGGATTTGGCCTACAGACTCAGCCATCAAAGAAGCATTAA
- the LOC119988162 gene encoding pre-mRNA-splicing factor 38-like, with amino-acid sequence MANRTDPEAKNIRGMDPQNLVDDIVRSNIYQSTYWKRYCFGLSAASLVDRATELDHVGGTIGGGSKATPFLCLAMKLLQIQPEKEIVVEYINNNDFKYVRVLGAFYLRLTGTDVDIYHYLEPLRNDFRKLRRVLSDGQFGLIHVDEFIEELLTKDYSCDVALPRIRKRWNLEQIGLLELRISVLDEDYEEKEREEEEREAGKIEYEVEDEEKDYGGSYRDRDYERRRSDRRDSREVDSYRFREQKGRDWRDRECERRDRDDHGGWWRRRSRRSRSRSRDGKGGENSKRCDRRTSPRRCGDDEDGYIREKPKKKKEKKDDGTDHPDPEISEANRLRASLGLKPLKLLCRMCKLSKSSDCEYLRMFLSSRTFFKLYKSPRLFVSCVLLLCCFHSNFWLDDCLSSLIAARDTMIKF; translated from the exons atgGCGAACCGTACCGACCCAGAAGCGAAGAACATAAGGGGAATGGACCCTCAGAACCTGGTGGATGATATTGTGAGATCCAATATTTACCAGTCCACATACTGGAAAAGATACTGCTTTGGCCTATCTGCAGCATCCTTGGTCGACAGGGCCACAGAGCTTGACCATGTCGGTGGCACCATTGGGGGAGGCAGCAAGGCCACGCCGTTCCTCTGCCTTGCCATGAAGTTGCTGCAAATCCAACCCGAGAAGGAGATCGTTGTCGAGTACATTAACAACAATGACTTCAAGTATGTGAGAGTTCTTGGTGCTTTTTATCTGCGACTTACTGGTACTGATGTTGATATTTATCATTATCTAGAGCCTTTGCGCAATGATTTCCGTAAATTGAGGCGAGTATTGAGTGATGGACAGTTTGGGTTGATTCATGTCGATGAATTCATTGAAGAGCTCCTCACAAAAGATTATTCATGTGATGTTGCTTTGCCTCGGATTAGGAAAAGGTGGAATCTTGAACAGATTGGTTTGCTGGAACTGAGAATTAGTGTCCTTGATGAAGATtatgaagagaaagagagagaggaagaggaaagGGAGGCTGGCAAAATTGAATATGAAGTGGAAGATGAGGAAAAGGATTATGGAGGTAGTTATAGGGATAGAGATTATGAGAGAAGGAGGAGTGATAGGAGGGACAGTAGAGAAGTAGACAGTTACCGTTTTAGAGAACAAAAAGGAAGAGACTGGAGAGATAGGGAGTGTGAAAGACGAGACAGGGATGATCATGGTGGTTGGTGGAGGAGACGTTCAAGGAGGAGTAGAAGTAGGAGTAGGGATGGGAAGGGTGGAGAGAACTCCAAGAGATGTGACCGCAGAACCAGTCCTAGAAGGTGTGGGGATGATGAGGATGGCTACATTCGAGAAAAAccgaagaaaaagaaggagaagaaggatgATGGCACAGACCATCCTGATCCGGAGATTTCTGAAGCTAATAGACTCCGCGCATCCCTTGGGTTGAAACCTTTGAAACT GCTATGCAGGATGTGCAAATTATCAAAGTCATCTGACTGTGAGTACCTTAGAATGTTCCTATCTAGTAGAACTTTTTTCAAGCTCTATAAATCGCCTCGCTTATTTGTTTCATGTGTGTTGTTGCTCTGCTGTTTTCATTCGAACTTCTGGTTAGACGATTGCTTATCAAGCTTGATTGCTGCCAGAGACACCATGATTAAGTTCTGA
- the LOC119989897 gene encoding inactive protein RESTRICTED TEV MOVEMENT 2 isoform X1 yields MATLRPRDGGSSDTIRFEDFHPKSDRQEEEGAQILTLHLPAGFDKEQIKITYVHSTRIVRVQGERSIGKNVWGRFNETFPVPTNCVVNKISGKLQEGVLTITMPKQIMTPLIISPKVDVRPPEPSKEPKPTDPPKTGSDPVRSSKDQQEPKPTDPPKTGSDPIRPPKDQQGPKPVEPPVPPKPATPEPKLKPVISPKEDGKKVVSSQTPQEAKQKQEIEETSKATSSTTTTVKEEDGVKTVLSEPRKIIASLDKQSGKKRKELVIADAALGKKERREEKVKEDKDSLLEKLKETKNVSKRSGKELAFQLTEERKALLNAGVAVLVVVALGAYITYSIKSSGNTKN; encoded by the exons ATGGCTACATTGAGGCCAAGAGATGGAGGATCATCTGATACAATCCGGTTTGAAGACTTTCATCCCAAATCGGATaggcaagaagaagaaggagcaCAAATTCTAACTCTTCATCTTCCTG CAGGGTTTGATAAGGAGCAAATAAAGATCACATATGTGCATTCTACTAGAATCGTTAGGGTACAAGGGGAGAGATCCATTGGGAAAAATGTTTGGGGCAGATTCAATGAAACATTTCCAGTTCCAACAAATTGTGTGGTGAACAAAATCAGTGGCAAGTTACAGGAAGGAGTTCTGACCATTACAATGCCTAAACAGATCATGACACCATTGATCATTAGTCCAAAGGTAGATGTCAGACCACCTGAGCCATCAAAAGAACCCAAACCAACCGACCCACCAAAAACTGGTTCAGACCCAGTTAGGTCTTCAAAGGATCAACAAGAACCTAAACCAACTGACCCACCAAAAACTGGTTCAGACCCCATTAGGCCTCCAAAGGATCAACAAGGACCCAAACCAGTTGAGCCTCCAGTCCCTCCAAAACCTGCAACTCCAGAGCCAAAACTTAAGCCTGTAATCTCCCCGAAAGAAGACGGTAAAAAGGTCGTCTCTTCACAAACCCCTCAAGAAGCTAAGCAGAAGCAGGAGATTGAAGAAACTTCAAAGGCGACATCTTCTACTACAACCACTGTGAAGGAAGAAGATGGCGTTAAAACAGTGCTGAGTGAGCCAAGAAAGATTATAGCGAGTCTCGACAAGCAAAGTggcaagaaaaggaaagaattgGTGATAGCAGATGCTGCTTTAGGgaagaaggagaggagagaagagaaggTGAAGGAAGATAAAGATTCCTTGCTTGAAAAATTGAAGGAAACGAAAAATGTGTCAAAGAGAAGTGGGAAGGAACTAGCTTTTCAGCTTACAGAGGAGAGAAAAGCATTGTTGAATGCAGGTGTGGCAGTTCTGGTGGTTGTGGCACTTGGTGCTTACATTACTTACAGTATTAAGTCCTCTGGAAATACCAAAAACTAG